From one Chlamydia sp. 04-14 genomic stretch:
- the rpiA gene encoding ribose 5-phosphate isomerase A: MKEDPYLEVKRHLAREAAALVTSGMLLGLGSGSTSREFIRAVSAKQKKENLDIRAVASSKESYSLASSLGIPLIDDEEFTETDLAVDGADEIDPQLRMIKGGGGAMFREKILLQSSRRCLILADESKSVEVLGKFGVPVEISPFGRSSIVAALENLGYQGHLRKNPRGGLFITNNGNYIYDIHTPNVYPHPEEDLLKLLQIHGIIEVGFVIANVEVWFGYTNGQIGKKNTGKV; the protein is encoded by the coding sequence GTGAAAGAGGATCCCTATTTAGAAGTAAAAAGACACTTAGCTCGTGAAGCTGCTGCTTTAGTGACCTCCGGAATGCTTTTAGGATTGGGAAGTGGTTCGACCTCTAGAGAGTTTATTAGAGCTGTTTCTGCAAAGCAGAAAAAAGAGAACCTAGATATTCGTGCTGTAGCATCTTCAAAAGAATCCTATTCTCTAGCCAGTAGTTTGGGTATTCCTTTAATTGATGATGAAGAATTCACTGAAACCGATCTTGCTGTTGATGGTGCTGACGAAATAGATCCCCAGCTACGTATGATCAAAGGTGGAGGCGGAGCTATGTTTCGAGAAAAGATTCTACTACAGTCGAGCCGGCGATGTTTAATACTTGCTGATGAGAGTAAAAGTGTTGAGGTATTAGGAAAATTCGGTGTTCCTGTAGAGATCAGTCCTTTTGGAAGGTCTTCTATTGTTGCTGCGTTGGAAAATCTTGGATATCAGGGTCATCTAAGAAAGAATCCTCGTGGGGGACTTTTTATCACTAATAACGGGAATTATATTTACGATATTCATACTCCGAATGTATATCCTCATCCCGAGGAAGATCTTCTGAAGCTATTACAAATTCATGGTATTATTGAAGTGGGGTTTGTTATAGCGAATGTAGAAGTATGGTTTGGTTATACCAACGGTCAAATTGGTAAGAAAAATACTGGTAAAGTATGA